A genomic segment from Neodiprion lecontei isolate iyNeoLeco1 chromosome 1, iyNeoLeco1.1, whole genome shotgun sequence encodes:
- the LOC124294201 gene encoding uncharacterized protein LOC124294201 produces the protein MIASVENSTLKQYESSYKLWWEFNQETQSDPFSITAKKGLSFLTKRFQDGASYGTINSGKAALALIAREEIANSDLINRFMRGVYKKRPGRPRYDTIWDVDPVLDKLAEWYPLEPLKLKKVTKKLVLLLALGTAHRIQTLAAIKISNIIETQKGLEIKIPEHIKTSRAGAVQPLLKLPFFEHKPGLCIARTLLHYLTITKDLRGKEDYLLISFQKPHAKVSRDTIGRWIKSTLRELGVDERYTAHSTRHAATSKAAEKGVNIDEIKRIAGWSQKSKVFADFYNLPIKTQDDDFAKRVMLT, from the coding sequence ATGATCGCGTCAGTGGAAAACTCAACTCTCAAGCAATATGAATCTTCGTATAAACTTTGGTGGGAATTTAATCAAGAGACCCAGTCTGACCCTTTCAGCATCACAGCCAAAAAAGGGCTATCTTTCTTGACGAAAAGATTCCAAGATGGTGCCAGCTACGGAACCATCAACTCTGGAAAAGCGGCGCTAGCACTGATAGCGAGAGAGGAAATCGCTAACTCCGATCTCATCAACAGGTTTATGCGAGGCGTATACAAGAAGAGACCTGGCCGACCTAGGTACGACACAATCTGGGATGTAGACCCAGTGCTGGATAAACTTGCGGAGTGGTATCCCCTCGAACCTCTCAAACTAAAAAAGGTCACCAAAAAACTAGTACTACTCTTAGCACTAGGAACAGCACATCGTATTCAGACGCTAGCCGCTATAAAAATAAGTAACATAATAGAGACTCAAAAAGGTCTGGAAATAAAGATTCCGGAACACATAAAAACATCCAGGGCAGGAGCCGTTCAGCCCCTGCTAAAACTACCGTTCTTCGAACACAAACCTGGACTATGCATCGCAAGAACTTTGCTACATTACTTAACAATAACTAAAGACTTAAGAGGAAAAGAAGACTACTTGCTGATATCTTTCCAAAAACCACATGCAAAAGTCTCAAGAGACACCATTGGGCGATGGATAAAAAGTACGCTTAGAGAACTCGGAGTAGACGAGCGATATACTGCCCACAGTACACGACATGCTGCGACGTCGAAGGCGGCCGAGAAAGGTGTCAACATAgacgaaataaaaagaatcgcGGGATGGTCCCAGAAATCGAAGGTCTTCGCGGATTTCTACAACCTCCCGATCAAGACCCAAGACGACGACTTCGCGAAGAGGGTCATGCTgacataa